The Vicia villosa cultivar HV-30 ecotype Madison, WI linkage group LG1, Vvil1.0, whole genome shotgun sequence genome includes a region encoding these proteins:
- the LOC131639009 gene encoding uncharacterized protein LOC131639009: MATDASVSSIKLMNQDLVKLDHLDGTNYTRWQDKMTFLLTTLKIQYVLDPDLEEIPEATADDTDGIKKERKKRKEDELLCRGHILNTLSDRLYDLYTNTASAKEIWKALEFKFKVEEEGLRKFLISKYFDFKMLDSKPILAHVHELLVLVNKIKSVKIDVPEAFQVGAIIAKLPPSWKGYRKKLLHSSEDFSLEKLQKHLRIEEETKDRKDRVRWICKGKYCCCKEKKI, translated from the coding sequence ATGGCCACTGACGCTTCTGTTTCAAGCATCAAACTAATGAACCAGGACCTTGTGAAACTTGATCATTTGGATGGAACAAACTATACCCGTTGGCAAGACAAAATGACATTTCTCCTGACTACTCTGAAAATTCAATATGTCTTGGATCCTGATTTGGAGGAAATTCCAGAAGCAACTGCGGATGACACCGATGGAATTAAAAAGGAGAGAAAGAAACGTAAGGAAGATGAATTGTTATGCCGTGGACATATTCTGAACACATTATCCGATCGTCTCTATGATCTCTACACTAATACTGCATCTGCAAAGGAAATCTGGAAAGCGCTTGAATTCAAATTTAAGGTCGAAGAAGAAGGTTTGAGAAAGTTTTTAATATCTAAATACTTTGATTTTAAAATGTTGGATTCCAAGCCTATTCTTGCACATGTACACGAGTTACTGGTTCTCGTGAACAAAATAAAATCCGTGAAAATTGATGTCCCTGAAGCTTTCCAAGTCGGTGCAATCATAGCAAAATTGCCACCTTCGTGGaaaggatacagaaagaaattgttgCATAGTTCTGAGGATTTCTCGTTGGAGAAACTTCAGAAACACCTTCGAATCGAGGAAGAAACGAAGGATCGAAAAGACCGAGTCCGCTGGATTTGCAAAGGCAAATACTGTTGCtgcaaagagaaaaaaatatga
- the LOC131606504 gene encoding non-specific lipid-transfer protein A-like, which produces MKNLSLILIFLVLLLLNTEQGNALDCGQVQSSVHPCEAYLLKGANEPSAGCCSGVRSIRDSATTVEERRAACECLEKFANKYPNVRDDLIASVPVRCGVDLGYPISKAMNCNDIP; this is translated from the exons ATGAAGAATTTGAGTTTGATTCTAATATTTCTAGTCCTATTGCTCCTAAATACCGAGCAAGGGAATGCTCTTGATTGCGGACAAGTACAGTCATCTGTACACCCTTGTGAGGCATATCTCCTCAAAGGTGCTAACGAGCCATCAGCTGGTTGTTGCAGTGGCGTTAGATCTATAAGAGATTCGGCAACCACTGTTGAAGAACGACGTGCTGCATGTGAGTGCTTGGAAAAATTTGCTAACAAGTACCCTAACGTTAGAGATGATTTAATTGCCTCAGTTCCAGTACGTTGCGGTGTTGACTTAGGTTATCCTATAAGCAAAGCCATGAATTGCAATGA CATTCCTTGA